One Natator depressus isolate rNatDep1 chromosome 5, rNatDep2.hap1, whole genome shotgun sequence DNA segment encodes these proteins:
- the LOC141987182 gene encoding aquaporin-7-like, with product MLEKIKKVLTIKNRTVREALAEALGTFLLMFFGIGGVAQVTLGKGEFGKYLSINLAFGIGVTMGIHAAGGISGAHMNASISVTHCVLGNLPWRKLPAYIIGQFLGSFLAASLVFCMYYDALCEYSDGHYIVTGPNGTAGIFATYPAPYMTLLGGFVNEFLATVVLMLCILAIYDKKNNGALQGTQPVITGLLVLVIGMTMGVNTGYAINPSRDLPPRIFTAIAGWGIEVFRAGDHWWWVPLVAPTLGSLTGALAYKLLIDFHNQTPLEGGDGKGKDDLQTNQV from the exons ATGCTGGAGAAAATTAAGAAAGTGCTCACAATCAAAAACAGAACCGTCAGGGAGGCGCTGGCTGAGGCCTTGGGGACATTCCTCCTGATG TTCTTTGGTATAGGTGGGGTTGCTCAGGTGACATTAGGAAAAGGAGAATTTGGAAAGTATCTGAGCATCAACTTGGCATTTGGAATTGGCGTCACTATGGGGATTCATGCAGCCGGCGGCATCTCTG GAGCCCATATGAACGCCTCAATAAGTGTCACACACTGCGTCTTAGGAAATCTTCCCTGGAGAAAGCTGCCAGCTTACATAATCGGCCAGTTCCTGGGGTCCTTCTTGGCAGCATCCCTAGTGTTCTGCATGTACTATG ATGCGCTGTGTGAATACTCTGACGGACACTACATTGTGACGGGACCTAATGGCACAGCTGGGATCTTCGCCACCTACCCTGCTCCGTATATGACTCTGCTGGGGGGATTTGTAAATGAG TTCCTTGCCACAGTGGTGCTCATGTTGTGCATTCTTGCCATCTATGACAAGAAGAATAATGGAGCCCTACAGGGCACTCAGCCTGTGATCACTGGGCTCCTGGTGTTAGTGATCGGCATGACAATGGGAGTAAACACTGGATATGCAATAAACCCCTCCAGGGACCTGCCTCCAAGGATCTTTACTGCAATAGCAGGCTGGGGAATTGAAGTCTTTAG GGCTGGAGATCACTGGTGGTGGGTCCCACTTGTAGCTCCAACACTGGGAAGTCTTACTGGTGCCTTAGCCTACAAACTCCTAATTGACTTTCACAATCAGACTCCACTGGAAGGCGGAGATGGGAAAGGAAAGGATGATTTGCAGACTAACCAGGTGTGA